CATCGTGGTGAGCGCAAGCAGGTCTTTGGCGGCAATACCGACGCCGATTTCTTCCCGGGCCTCACGGCGGGCTGCTTCGGCAACCGATTCATTGGCCTCAACGTGGCCGCCGGCGGCGGAAACCCACGCGGATCGGTATCCCGGGCAACGGGCGTCGCCAAATCCATGCCAAACACCCCATCACACCCTAGTACAAATATTCGATATCCAAGCATGGCACCGCGGCCGTTGTGCTTGGATGGAGGCATGCCCACCCTCATCGTGCTGCGCGGAAACTCCGGCTCCGGCAAGAGCACGGTGGCGCGCGTGCTGCAAAGGGAACTGGGTGCGGTGTGGATCGAACAGGACTACTTCCGCCGGGGCATACTGGGTGAAGTCGGCAACTACTCCCCGCTGAGTGTGGAGCTCATTGAACATGCGGCGGCGCTGGCCCTGGCGCATGGTCGGGATGTGGTCATGGACGGCATGTTTAACGCCTCAAAGTACAGCGCGTCATTCCGCCGCCTGCGGGACGGGCATGCCGGCCTCAGCCTGTTCTACGCCTGGGACCTCACGCTGGAGGAGACCCTGCGCCGCCACCAGACCCGGCCACACAAGCTGGCCGACTTTGGCGAAAAGCAGATGCGCGGCTGGTACCACGGTTGGGACGCACTGCAAGGGATCGAGGAGCGCCGGATCACCGCGGAGGTAACGGTGGAGGAAACGGTCAGGGGCATCGTGGCGGACGTCCAAAACCGGTAGGCGGCCCAGGTACCCGCGCAGACACCACGCTGGCGGCCGGCCCAGCCAGCCGGACCGCCTCAGCGGGACAGCGTCAGGCGGTCAGGCCCAGCCTGCTCATGCGCTTCGAGTGCCCGCGGGTCACCTGCGCCAGGATCGTCGCAACTTCCGAGGCCGCCTCCTCCTGGGTCCCGTCGGGGCTGAGGCCCACCAGAAAGCTGTGCCGCGCGCCGATCCGCTGGACCTGGGTCAGGGCCTCCCCCACCAGCCGTCGCCCCCACAATGCCAACCGGGAGGACAACCGGGGATCCTCGGCAAGCATTTTCCGCAACAGGCCCTCCAAAAGTGCGCTCTGTTCGGGACTGGTGCGCACCCTGGCAATGATTCCGCGTGTTTCACCGTCCAGGCGCACGGCAATGGCCGCGTAGAAATCCTCGGTGATGGCATCCACCACGTACGCCTTCATGAGGGACTCGTGCCAGTCGCCGGGCCGCGTGCGCTCGTGGAACGCATCCACCATGCGCTGGAACGGCAGCATGGCCAATTCCGGGTCCATCCCCATGGCCAGCAGCCTTCCGCACACCATCTCGTAGTGCCCAAACTCGGCCACGGCCATCTTGCCCAGGACTGCGCGGTCATTGAGCGTCGGCGAGTATCGGGCGTCGGAGGACAGCCGCTCAAATCCGGAAAGTTCCCCGTAGGCAATGCCGCCGAGCAGGTCCACCACAAATTTGTCATAGCGGGCGCTGAGCTCCCCGGCGGAGATGGGCTCTTCGGCTGCGGCAGGCGGAGTACTCATAGGCTCCAGCGTAGCCCGTGCCGTGCCACCCTTGCGTGACGGGGCGAATCGTTTACGCTGATTGCGTGCCTTACTCTTTCATTGGCGTCAAAAGCAGCGCCGCGCAGCAGACACTGGCCGAGGCGCTGGCGGCGCTCGCGGTGGAATTCAAGCTGCCGGACGGCTTTGGCCCGGAGGTGCTGGCCGAGGTGGAGAAGGTCATTGCCGGGCACGCGCTCCCCGAGTTGGACCTGACCGCCATGCCGTTCATCACGATCGACCCGCCGTCCTCGCAAGACCTGGACCAGGCCATGTTCCTGGAACGCAAGGGAGAGGGCTACCTGGTCCATTACGCCATCGCCGACGTGCCTTCCTTTGTCCCCGCCGGCGGACCCCTCGACACGGAAACCCGGCGCCGCGGCCAGACCTTCTACACGCCCGGCAACCGCATACCGCTCCACCCGGTCCCGCTCAGCGAGGGTGCCGCCAGCCTTTTTGCCAACGATCCGCGCTCGGCCTTCGTGTGGGAGATCGGGCTTGCCGCGGACGGCTCGCAGACCTCGGCGCGGGTCCGCCGGGCCACCGTCCGGAGCGTCGCCAAGCTCGCCTACGCCCAGGCCCAGGACATGCTCGACGCCGGAACCGCGCCGGCCGCCTATGCCGGCACCTTGGCGCTGTTGAAGGAGATCGGGACGAAGCGGATCGAGCTGGAACGCGCCCGCGGCGGTGCCAGCCTGAACGTGCCGGCGCAGGAAGTGGAATTCGTGGACGGGCGCTACGTCCTCCAGTTCCGTCCCGCCCTGCCCATTGAAGACTGGAACGCCCAGATTTCGCTGCTGACCGGCATGGCCGCCGCGCAGGTGATGTTGGACGGCAAGGTGGGCATCCTGCGCACCATGCCCGCCCCGGACGCCGACGCCGTCGCCGCCTACCGGCTGCAGACAGTGGCGCTGGGCAAGCCCTGGGACGAAGGCACGGCCTACGGGGCCTACCTGCGGACCCTGGACACCACGGACCCAAAGCAGCTGGCCCTGATGCACGCCGCCTCCACGCTGTTCCGCGGAGCGGACTACACCCCGTTTAACGGCACAGTGCCTCAAAAAGTGACCCAGGCCGCAGTCGCCGCCCCCTACGCCCACGCCACCGCGCCGCTGCGCCGGCTGGTGGACCGGTTCGTCCTGGCCATCTGCGCGTCACTGTGCTCAGGGGCCGAGGTTCCGCAGTGGGCGGTCCAGGCCCTGGACGAGCTGCCCGAGATCATGTCAGCCTCCAACCAGTTGGCCAGCAAGGTGGACAAGGCCGCGATCGACACGGTGGAGGCAGCGCTGCTGAGCCACCGCGTCGGAACCGAATTTGACGCCGTCGTCCTTGCCGGGCCGCGGCAGAACGGCCACACCACCAAGGCCAGCGCTGCCCGCAGCACCATCCAAATCGCCGAGCCGGCAATCACCGGATACTGCGACGGGGCCCTGGAACCAGGCACCGTGGTGCGGGTGCGGCTCGTGACAGCGGACATCGCCACGCGCACCGTCCAGTTTGTCCCGGCCGACGCTGCGCGAACGGACACTTAACGCCGGTGCCTGGCGCCAACACCGCCATTCCTTGGGCCTGTGCCCGCGGCCGCGGGGGACCCGCTACGGGCTTGCGAGCAGCAGGAGCGGCCGGGGAGCGAAGCCCCGGATCGCGACATACTCGATCACCGGCGGGCGTGACCGGCTAGACTGTCAAGGTAGACATGGATGCCCGGTCGTTGATGAATGTATTTGATTCAACAAACCCGCCCCTACGCGAGTCTTTTTTATGGTCCGCCCCGCCCGCCGCTCTGGCGGAGGGAGGCCACGTTTTTGCAAGCCCGCGATCGGCTTCCCTCAAGATTGTGCGCGCCCGCCAGGTTCCGTTCGGCCATGAAACGCCGGCGTCGAGCCCACGTAAGGGCACGCACCCGTATAGACGAATTGAATGGTAAGCATTTGAGCATTGAAGCAGATTCCCTCCTGCAGGCGGAAGACAGCAGCGAGAAGGTCGAAATTGACGGCAGCCTGGTCAGCAACGAGCCTCCCCGCCAGGAAGAAAAGGCAACGTTTGCCAGCTTCGGCGTGAACGCGGACATCGTCCTCTCGCTGAACGAGGCCGGCATCACCCACCCGTTCCCCATTCAGGCCATGACGCTGCCCATCGCGCTGGGCGGCCACGACATCATCGGCCAGGCCAAGACCGGCACGGGCAAGACCCTCGGCTTCGGCATCCCCGCCCTGCAGCGCGTGGTGGGCCCCAAGGACGACGGCTTCGAGAAGCTGCCCGTCCCGGGCGCCCCGCAGGCCATGGTGATCGTGCCGACCCGCGAACTGGCCGTCCAGGTCGCCGGCGACCTCACCACGGCATCCAAGCACCTCGGCGTGCGCATCGCCACCATCTACGGCGGTCGCGCCTACGAGCCCCAGATTGAATCCCTGCAGAAGGGCGTCGAAGTGGTGGTGGGCACGCCCGGCCGCCTGATCGACCTGCTGCGCCAGCGCCACCTGAACCTGAAGAACGTCAAGATCGTCATCCTGGACGAGGCCGACGAGATGCTGGACCTGGGCTTCCTGCCGGACGTCGAAACTTTGATTGCCGGCACCCCGGCCGTCCGCCAGACAATGTTGTTCTCCGCCACCATGCCCGGCCCCGTGGTGGCCATGGCCCGGCGCTACATGTCGCAGCCGACCCACATCCGCGCCGCCGACCCCGACGACGAGGGCCTGACCAAGCGCGACATCCGCCAGTTGATCTACCGCGCCCACAACCTGGACAAGATTGAGGTCCTGGCCCGGATCCTGCAGGCCCGTGGCCGCGGCCGGAGCATCATCTTCACGAAGACCAAGCGCACCGCCGCCAAGGTCTCCGAGGAACTGGTTGACCGCGGCTTTGCCGCCGCCGCCATCCACGGCGACCTGGGCCAGGGCGCGCGGGAACAGGCCCTGCGCGCGTTCCGCAACAACAAGGTCGATGTCCTGGTCGCCACCGACGTGGCCGCCCGCGGCATCGACGTGGACGACGTCACGCACGTGGTCAACTACCAGTGCGTCGAGGACGAAAAGATCTACCTGCACCGGGTGGGCCGTACGGGCCGCGCCGGCAACAAGGGCACGGCCGTGACGTTCGTGGACTGGGATGACATGCCCCGCTGGGCGCTGATCAACAAGGCCCTGGGCCTGAGCGTGCCCGAACCCGTTGAGACCTATTCCTCCTCCCCGCACCTGTACACGGACCTGGACATTCCCGAGGGCACCAAGGGCCGCCTTCCGCGCAACCAGCGCATCCACGCCGGCATCAACGCCGAGGTCCTGGAAGACCTGGGCGAGACGGGCAAACGCAATGCCCCGAAGTCCGACGGCCGCGAAGGCGGGCACGGCGGCCGCGGGGGAACCCGCGGGGGCAACCGCTCCGGCGCGCACCACGGCGAGAAGCGCACCGGCGAGGGGAATGACGGCGGGCGGAGCCGGCGTCGCACC
This genomic stretch from Arthrobacter dokdonellae harbors:
- a CDS encoding AAA family ATPase, which produces MPTLIVLRGNSGSGKSTVARVLQRELGAVWIEQDYFRRGILGEVGNYSPLSVELIEHAAALALAHGRDVVMDGMFNASKYSASFRRLRDGHAGLSLFYAWDLTLEETLRRHQTRPHKLADFGEKQMRGWYHGWDALQGIEERRITAEVTVEETVRGIVADVQNR
- a CDS encoding ferritin-like fold-containing protein, with the protein product MSTPPAAAEEPISAGELSARYDKFVVDLLGGIAYGELSGFERLSSDARYSPTLNDRAVLGKMAVAEFGHYEMVCGRLLAMGMDPELAMLPFQRMVDAFHERTRPGDWHESLMKAYVVDAITEDFYAAIAVRLDGETRGIIARVRTSPEQSALLEGLLRKMLAEDPRLSSRLALWGRRLVGEALTQVQRIGARHSFLVGLSPDGTQEEAASEVATILAQVTRGHSKRMSRLGLTA
- a CDS encoding RNB domain-containing ribonuclease, encoding MPYSFIGVKSSAAQQTLAEALAALAVEFKLPDGFGPEVLAEVEKVIAGHALPELDLTAMPFITIDPPSSQDLDQAMFLERKGEGYLVHYAIADVPSFVPAGGPLDTETRRRGQTFYTPGNRIPLHPVPLSEGAASLFANDPRSAFVWEIGLAADGSQTSARVRRATVRSVAKLAYAQAQDMLDAGTAPAAYAGTLALLKEIGTKRIELERARGGASLNVPAQEVEFVDGRYVLQFRPALPIEDWNAQISLLTGMAAAQVMLDGKVGILRTMPAPDADAVAAYRLQTVALGKPWDEGTAYGAYLRTLDTTDPKQLALMHAASTLFRGADYTPFNGTVPQKVTQAAVAAPYAHATAPLRRLVDRFVLAICASLCSGAEVPQWAVQALDELPEIMSASNQLASKVDKAAIDTVEAALLSHRVGTEFDAVVLAGPRQNGHTTKASAARSTIQIAEPAITGYCDGALEPGTVVRVRLVTADIATRTVQFVPADAARTDT
- a CDS encoding DEAD/DEAH box helicase produces the protein MSIEADSLLQAEDSSEKVEIDGSLVSNEPPRQEEKATFASFGVNADIVLSLNEAGITHPFPIQAMTLPIALGGHDIIGQAKTGTGKTLGFGIPALQRVVGPKDDGFEKLPVPGAPQAMVIVPTRELAVQVAGDLTTASKHLGVRIATIYGGRAYEPQIESLQKGVEVVVGTPGRLIDLLRQRHLNLKNVKIVILDEADEMLDLGFLPDVETLIAGTPAVRQTMLFSATMPGPVVAMARRYMSQPTHIRAADPDDEGLTKRDIRQLIYRAHNLDKIEVLARILQARGRGRSIIFTKTKRTAAKVSEELVDRGFAAAAIHGDLGQGAREQALRAFRNNKVDVLVATDVAARGIDVDDVTHVVNYQCVEDEKIYLHRVGRTGRAGNKGTAVTFVDWDDMPRWALINKALGLSVPEPVETYSSSPHLYTDLDIPEGTKGRLPRNQRIHAGINAEVLEDLGETGKRNAPKSDGREGGHGGRGGTRGGNRSGAHHGEKRTGEGNDGGRSRRRTSSGERSEAADNGPLETAGDAAPARPRRTRTRRRNGEVVGQPESSGE